cagcagctccatcacccacttcctcctcctggcattggcagacacaCGGGAGCTGCAGCGCTTGACCTTCTGGCTCTtcctgggcatctacctggctgccctcatggccaatGGCCTCATCATCACCATCGTAGCCTGTTACCAAATCCTTcacacccccatgtacttcttcctcctcaacctgtCCCTTCTtgacctgggctccatctccaccactctccccaaagccatggcaAACTCCCTCTGGGATACCAGGGACATCTCCTATGCAGGATGTGCTACACAGGTCTTTCTGATTGTCTTTTTCGTTTCAGCAGAGTATTCCCTCCTCACCGTCATGGCGTATGACCgctacgtggccatctgccagcccctgcactacgggaccctgctgggcagcagagcttgtgtccacatggcagcagctgcctggggcactGGGTTTCTCAATGCTGCGCTGCACACGGCCAATACACTGTCATTGCCACTCTGCCAAGGCAATGCTGTGGGACAGTTCTTttgtgaaatcccacagatcctcaagctctcctgctcacaggCCTACCTCAGGGAAATATGGCTTCTTGTGCTTGGTACATTCCTAGgctttggttgttttgtttccattctgCTGTCCtatgtgcagatcttcagggctgtgttgaggatcccctctgagcaaggacggcacaaagccttttccacgtgcctTCCTCACCTGGCTGTGGTCTCCCTCTTTGTCAGCACTGGCATGTTTGCCTACCTAAagcccccctccatctcctccacATCCCTGGACCTGGTTGTGACAGTTCTGTATGCAGTGGTTCCTCCAGCAGTtaaccccctcatctacagcatgaggaaccaggagctgaagggcGCACTGAAGAAGATGATGCAGTCAGGTGTGTCTCAGAAGCAATAAGCTGCCCGTTTTTTCACAAGGCATTTCCAATTCCTCTCTGAAATCTCTTGTGCACTTGAGATCTGTACTTGGAAACTGGATGCTTCTACTCTCAGCAGTGACCAGTTCCTTCTCTGTGAAACATCTGGGGTGATAGTCCTGCAGgtcaaggagctgccagcacagggaagCTGAGACCAGGGCGGGTGGACAGATGGCTGTCCTCAGTCTGCACAAAGGGACTGTCTCTTTGCCTCTCAGGATCCACCTGATGGCACCTGGAGTGCAGCAGAAATGACAGTGCCAAAACCActcctcagctgtggtggggcaaccagaacaaaatacacagagaaaaatccccTCAACTCCGCTCTGTAGTGGGATGAATTGGAGGTGACAATGCTGAAAAGCCCTTTGATGCCCTGAGTGGATTTAATCTTCCGTCACCCCATGTTCCTATTACCTGTTGTAATAGGGCAGGACTGACTCCTCcagagcccacagcagagcCCCCTGCTTCCTGTACTCCCTCAGTCAGAACCAATTCTTGAGATGGACCTGCCAAAGGTCCTCCAAAAAGCGGAGAGGCCATTTCAGTGGGCTTTCTCCGAGAAAGGTGTTAGGTTTTAATCAGAGAAGTCTTGCCTAATATCTCATTATATATTCCTTCATGGAGAGTCCCCAggcccagaggcagcagacgcccaaaagcagctctgtcacccagttcctcctcctggcattggcagacacaTGGGAGCTGTAGCTCTTGCACTACTGGCTCTTgctgggcatctacctggctgccctcatggccaacaGCCTCATCATCATCCCTGTAAtctgtgtccctggtgcagcaggaggtgcctggggagcccccaggccagcagcctggtgctggggacagggactggcccAGAGGGGCTGCCAGGGGTGGGCAATCAGGGTCTGTgtgagagaagagcagcagacagagggagACACTGGCCTCTGTCCCCTCatgccatggctggtgccagccctggggctgactggCAAGATGAGACACCTCTCTTCTCACCAGTATCTGCTGTGCCTTTCAGAGAGGCTGGGTCTTTGGGAtgagtgcccagagctctgcagccccctttgggtgggcaattgcatggggccagcccagcgtgggctgctgtgtctgcctgggctggggagagggaagggatggggggcaaagctgtggtggggctgggctgggaagggcctgggagagGGAAACACCAAACACCAGTgtagagctcagctgtgtgagtgtgcagggtgtgggcacagggcagggtgGTCCTGGTGCAGACCCAGGGGTTATGGTGAATGAAGAAAGGCACCAAAGGAGCAGGACTGAAGAGCCTGGTCTGTGCCATGTACCTTGGACACCTTGGGGAAGATGTAGCAGGGAAATTTTCCTCAACAAGTCCcaaacactgctcatttccaTTTGTGGTCATACATTGTAGCCCCAAAAAGGGACCTTTCCTTCATCATCACCTCTGTCATCCTCTGTGGCTTAGTGACATCAAACTCCATTGCCATTTTGAAATATAATGGGAGGGAGTTTCCTGCTGACACTTGTTCCACACATGTCCCATAGCTCTTGCTACAGTTGGTCTCTCAGCCAATGGTGTGGTCAGACACCTTCAGCCACATCATGTGCTCATGGCTgtgtttttagaaatgtttaaacAGGCCATTGAGCGAGGTCCCACCAGATGGCCTGGGTCCAGTACTCCAGTTTCTCAGTCTTAACAATTTCTCAGATAAAATCCCAACTTTGAGTGTCCTTGTCCATAATGTGCTCAATGCCCCAACCAGTCTTCTGGCATCTGCAGGACTTGCTCCAATCTGTCAGGGTCTTTCTTTTGTTAGAGAGCCCCATTCTGGGCATAGCAGTCCTGATAtggtcctgtggtgggttaaGCTTAGGCAGTGGCCAGTCAGTCCCCCGCTGTTCATCCACTCCCCTGACTCCAcaagacaaaggagaaaataaaccaacaatGCTCATTGGTCAAGATAAAGATGGAGAGATTATTAACCAATCACTGTCATAGCCAATGGTGTGTTGTCTTTCCAAAGatcaatttaatttattgctaatTC
The window above is part of the Falco biarmicus isolate bFalBia1 chromosome 16, bFalBia1.pri, whole genome shotgun sequence genome. Proteins encoded here:
- the LOC130159829 gene encoding olfactory receptor 14C36-like — encoded protein: MSNSSSITHFLLLALADTRELQRLTFWLFLGIYLAALMANGLIITIVACYQILHTPMYFFLLNLSLLDLGSISTTLPKAMANSLWDTRDISYAGCATQVFLIVFFVSAEYSLLTVMAYDRYVAICQPLHYGTLLGSRACVHMAAAAWGTGFLNAALHTANTLSLPLCQGNAVGQFFCEIPQILKLSCSQAYLREIWLLVLGTFLGFGCFVSILLSYVQIFRAVLRIPSEQGRHKAFSTCLPHLAVVSLFVSTGMFAYLKPPSISSTSLDLVVTVLYAVVPPAVNPLIYSMRNQELKGALKKMMQSGVSQKQ